A region of Acidithiobacillus ferridurans DNA encodes the following proteins:
- the hslU gene encoding ATP-dependent protease ATPase subunit HslU encodes MGQSEAKRAVAIALRNRWRRGQVPPPLHQEITPKNILMIGPTGVGKTEIARRLAQLANAPFIKVEATKFTEVGYVGKDVESIIRDLTETAVDMIRSERQVALRQRAEELAEERILDILIPGPRDSSVPRSDEGTRQKFRKMLREGKLDAQEIEIEVSAPKGGVEIMAPAGMEEMTNQLREMFSNMAPGKTSTRRVAVSEAQRLLTDDEAAKLVNEEEVRALALERVQSGGIVFIDEIDKVAVRSGTQQGSDVSREGVQRDLLPLVEGSNVSTRYGVVKTDHILFIASGAFHLSKPSDLIPELQGRLPIRVELEALSAADLVRILQEPENALVRQYGALLASDGLALHFTQDGVQRIAEIAQQVNERVENIGARRLHTVMERLLEEVAFVAPDGSTTALEVNAAYVDSRLKDLAQDEDLSRYIL; translated from the coding sequence ATCGGCCAGTCCGAGGCCAAGCGCGCAGTGGCCATCGCCCTGCGCAACCGCTGGCGGCGCGGGCAGGTGCCGCCGCCGCTGCATCAGGAAATCACCCCCAAAAATATCCTCATGATCGGGCCGACGGGGGTAGGCAAGACGGAAATCGCCCGGCGTCTGGCACAACTCGCCAATGCCCCCTTCATCAAAGTGGAAGCCACCAAATTCACCGAGGTGGGCTATGTGGGCAAGGATGTGGAATCCATCATCCGCGATCTAACCGAAACCGCCGTCGACATGATCCGCAGCGAACGGCAGGTCGCGCTGCGCCAGCGCGCCGAGGAATTGGCCGAGGAGCGGATTCTCGACATCCTCATTCCCGGTCCGCGCGACAGCAGCGTACCGCGCAGCGACGAGGGTACGCGCCAGAAGTTCCGCAAAATGCTGCGCGAAGGCAAGCTGGATGCGCAGGAAATCGAGATCGAGGTGAGCGCCCCCAAGGGCGGGGTGGAGATCATGGCCCCGGCCGGCATGGAGGAGATGACCAACCAGCTCCGCGAGATGTTCTCCAACATGGCGCCAGGGAAGACCAGCACACGACGCGTCGCCGTGAGCGAAGCGCAGCGTCTGTTGACGGACGATGAAGCCGCCAAGCTGGTCAATGAAGAGGAAGTTCGCGCCCTGGCACTGGAACGGGTACAGTCCGGCGGCATCGTCTTCATCGACGAAATCGACAAGGTGGCGGTGCGCTCCGGCACTCAGCAGGGCTCGGATGTCTCCCGGGAAGGGGTACAGCGCGATCTTCTGCCACTGGTGGAGGGCTCCAATGTGAGTACCCGTTACGGCGTGGTGAAGACCGATCATATCCTCTTCATCGCCTCCGGCGCCTTCCACCTCAGCAAACCCTCCGATCTGATCCCGGAACTGCAGGGCCGCCTGCCTATCCGCGTGGAGCTGGAGGCCCTGAGTGCGGCGGATCTGGTGCGGATACTGCAGGAGCCGGAGAATGCGCTGGTCCGGCAATACGGTGCGTTGCTGGCCAGCGACGGGCTGGCTTTACACTTTACCCAGGATGGCGTGCAGCGTATCGCCGAAATTGCCCAGCAGGTGAATGAACGGGTGGAGAACATCGGCGCCCGGCGCCTGCATACGGTCATGGAGCGGCTGCTGGAAGAGGTGGCTTTTGTCGCACCGGACGGCAGCACTACGGCCCTGGAGGTCAACGCCGCCTATGTGGACAGCCGTCTGAAAGACCTGGCGCAGGACGAGGATTTGTCTCGTTATATTTTGTGA
- a CDS encoding tyrosine recombinase XerC, with the protein MLIETAVAQFIETLRQGGGASPATISAYGRDLHAWARFSLQRGQTEIAQIDRGSVRAYLLAERSRGVSIRSLRRHFAALRALYRHLQQDAPELRNPVSGLAMPKAEQRLPDWLTVDQARLLMQPAALSDVEAAPQDFTGLRDQLILELLYSSALRVSELAGLNLGDLDRHAGTVRVLGKGHKERIVPVGQPAWAALRAYLAARPAVAASGEPALFVNRRGQRLTVRSIQVRVKKLGDARLGQPLHPHTLRHSAASHLLQSSGDLRAVQEYLGHAGIGTTAIYTHMDYQQLAQVYDHAHPRSRRGDQDMKHFEGKT; encoded by the coding sequence ATGCTGATCGAAACCGCCGTTGCCCAATTCATCGAAACGCTCCGGCAGGGCGGCGGGGCCAGTCCGGCCACGATCAGCGCCTATGGCCGCGACCTACATGCCTGGGCGCGGTTTTCGCTACAGCGCGGGCAGACGGAGATCGCCCAGATCGATCGCGGCAGCGTGCGCGCCTACCTCCTGGCGGAGCGCAGCCGCGGAGTGTCCATCCGCAGCCTGCGCCGACATTTCGCGGCGTTGCGCGCCCTCTATCGCCATCTGCAGCAGGATGCGCCCGAACTGCGCAATCCGGTGTCGGGGCTCGCCATGCCCAAAGCGGAGCAGCGCCTGCCCGACTGGCTGACGGTAGATCAGGCCCGCCTGCTGATGCAACCTGCCGCCTTATCCGACGTGGAAGCGGCGCCGCAGGATTTCACCGGGCTGCGGGATCAACTGATCCTGGAGCTGCTGTACTCCAGCGCCCTGCGCGTCAGCGAACTGGCGGGACTGAATCTGGGCGATCTGGACCGTCACGCGGGCACGGTACGGGTGCTGGGCAAGGGGCACAAGGAACGTATCGTGCCGGTAGGACAGCCCGCCTGGGCAGCGCTTCGCGCCTACCTTGCGGCGCGACCGGCCGTGGCGGCCAGCGGCGAGCCAGCCCTCTTCGTCAACCGGCGCGGCCAGCGGCTCACGGTGCGCAGCATTCAGGTGCGGGTCAAAAAACTCGGCGATGCGCGGCTCGGGCAGCCGCTGCATCCCCATACCCTGCGCCACAGCGCTGCCAGCCATCTGCTGCAGTCGTCCGGCGACTTGCGCGCGGTGCAGGAATATTTAGGCCATGCGGGTATTGGCACGACTGCTATCTACACCCATATGGATTATCAGCAACTGGCGCAGGTCTACGACCACGCGCACCCGCGGTCGCGACGTGGTGACCAGGACATGAAGCACTTTGAGGGAAAAACATGA
- the dapF gene encoding diaminopimelate epimerase has product MNHSHTDSALPALRFTKMQGLGNDFVVFDGIRQRVDLPPERIRAIADRHFGIGCDQILLVEAAASPDCDFRYRIFNADGGEVAQCGNGARCFAVFVRRAGLTGKDIITVETRAGRLILHHRGNGDITVNMGVPQLVPADVPFRADEESPEYLLSAGKHTLRIAAVGMGNPHAVLRVASAAEAQVATLGPQIETHPAFPERCNVGFMEIRDRNHIQLRVWERGAGETLACGSNACAAVVAGIRWDELDHAVAVALPGGTLEIEWAGPGHSVMMTGPAQVVFDGVWPLPAKIQHIEEGS; this is encoded by the coding sequence ATGAACCATTCCCATACGGATTCCGCGTTGCCCGCCCTGCGTTTTACCAAAATGCAGGGCTTGGGTAACGACTTCGTCGTTTTTGATGGCATCCGTCAGCGCGTCGATCTACCCCCAGAGAGGATCCGCGCCATCGCCGACCGCCACTTCGGCATCGGCTGCGATCAGATCCTGCTGGTGGAGGCCGCCGCATCCCCCGATTGCGACTTCCGTTACCGCATCTTCAATGCCGATGGCGGCGAGGTGGCGCAGTGCGGCAATGGCGCCCGCTGCTTTGCCGTCTTCGTGCGCCGCGCCGGGCTCACCGGCAAGGACATCATCACCGTCGAGACTCGGGCGGGGCGGCTGATCCTGCATCACCGGGGGAACGGGGATATCACCGTCAATATGGGTGTTCCACAACTCGTCCCCGCCGATGTCCCCTTCCGCGCCGATGAAGAATCTCCCGAATACCTGCTGTCCGCGGGGAAGCACACCCTGCGCATCGCCGCCGTTGGCATGGGCAACCCCCACGCAGTGCTGCGTGTCGCGAGCGCGGCGGAGGCCCAGGTAGCCACTCTGGGTCCGCAGATCGAAACACACCCGGCCTTTCCCGAGCGCTGCAACGTGGGCTTCATGGAAATCCGCGACCGCAACCATATTCAACTGCGGGTCTGGGAACGCGGCGCGGGTGAAACCCTGGCCTGCGGCAGCAATGCCTGTGCGGCCGTGGTGGCGGGCATCCGCTGGGATGAACTGGATCATGCGGTGGCGGTGGCCCTGCCCGGCGGCACTCTGGAGATCGAATGGGCGGGTCCTGGACATTCCGTGATGATGACCGGTCCGGCGCAGGTGGTTTTCGACGGCGTCTGGCCGCTACCGGCAAAGATCCAACACATTGAAGAGGGATCATGA
- a CDS encoding class I SAM-dependent methyltransferase has product MSRQSLQRAYALWAPIYDSAVRSFSAPLRQSSLSHIPQGPCRVLVDGIGTGLDIPYLPAHCEAIGIDLTHSMLRRARRSSPHFSLVQADAEALPFPDGCFDVIVMHLILAVVPHAGLALAEASRVLQPGGRILVLDKFLRPGERAFWRRLLAPLSGPVATHTDLVFEDLLTQRPELHRCSDTPAAVGGWFRLIVLEKSDTM; this is encoded by the coding sequence TTGAGCCGCCAGAGCCTGCAGCGCGCCTATGCGCTCTGGGCGCCCATATACGATTCGGCGGTGCGCAGCTTCTCTGCCCCCCTGCGGCAAAGCAGCCTCAGCCATATTCCGCAAGGACCCTGCCGCGTCCTGGTCGATGGCATCGGCACCGGGCTGGACATTCCTTATCTGCCCGCCCACTGCGAAGCCATCGGCATCGACCTCACCCACAGCATGCTCCGCCGCGCCCGCAGATCATCGCCTCATTTTTCGCTGGTCCAGGCAGATGCCGAGGCTTTGCCCTTCCCGGACGGTTGCTTCGACGTTATCGTCATGCATCTCATACTGGCCGTCGTACCCCATGCCGGCCTGGCATTAGCGGAGGCCAGCCGCGTCCTCCAACCCGGCGGCCGGATACTGGTCCTCGACAAGTTCCTGCGCCCCGGTGAACGCGCCTTCTGGCGACGCCTGCTTGCTCCCCTGTCCGGCCCCGTTGCCACCCACACCGACCTGGTGTTTGAAGACCTTCTGACCCAGCGCCCGGAACTGCACCGCTGCAGCGATACACCGGCCGCTGTCGGCGGCTGGTTCCGTCTGATCGTTCTGGAAAAATCTGACACCATGTGA
- the rpoH gene encoding RNA polymerase sigma factor RpoH translates to MKELAIASRDLVSPDGLAGYLRFVNAQPLLRPEEERDLARRLRDHGDVDAAKDLVLSHLRFVVRVARGYRGYGLQEADLIQEGNIGLMKAVKRYDPDHGVRLVSFAVHWVKAEIHEFILRNWRIVKVATTKAQRKLFFNLRSSRSHTGWMSGEESAAMADDLGVTQAQVLEMEGRMSGYDYSLNLEPDEEREGGRVLDLADPTGSPIEQLVERDWDQQQHKALHTALSALPQRDRYIIENRWLSDDPKTLQVLGDELGVSAERVRQLEKSSMGKLRQQMLTTAAVA, encoded by the coding sequence ATGAAGGAACTTGCGATAGCCAGTAGAGATTTGGTCAGCCCCGACGGGCTGGCGGGGTACCTGCGTTTTGTGAACGCCCAACCGCTGCTGCGGCCGGAAGAAGAACGTGATCTGGCCCGGCGCCTGCGCGATCATGGCGACGTGGATGCGGCCAAGGATCTGGTGCTCAGCCACCTGCGCTTCGTGGTGCGGGTGGCGCGGGGTTATCGGGGATATGGCTTGCAGGAAGCCGACCTGATTCAGGAAGGCAATATCGGCCTGATGAAGGCGGTGAAGCGCTACGACCCGGATCATGGCGTACGTCTGGTCTCCTTTGCAGTGCATTGGGTCAAGGCGGAGATTCACGAATTCATCCTGCGCAACTGGCGTATTGTCAAGGTGGCCACTACCAAGGCGCAACGCAAGCTGTTCTTCAACCTCCGTTCCAGCCGCAGCCATACCGGCTGGATGAGCGGTGAGGAGAGTGCCGCCATGGCGGACGATCTGGGTGTCACCCAGGCCCAGGTGCTGGAGATGGAAGGGCGGATGTCCGGTTACGATTACTCGCTCAACCTCGAACCGGATGAGGAACGGGAGGGCGGACGTGTCCTGGATCTGGCGGATCCCACCGGGTCGCCCATCGAGCAACTGGTGGAGCGGGACTGGGATCAGCAGCAGCACAAGGCCTTGCATACGGCGCTGTCGGCCCTGCCCCAGAGGGATCGCTACATCATTGAAAACCGCTGGCTGAGCGACGACCCCAAGACCTTACAGGTGTTGGGCGATGAACTGGGTGTTTCGGCGGAACGGGTGCGGCAACTGGAAAAAAGCAGTATGGGCAAGTTGCGTCAACAAATGCTGACGACGGCGGCAGTAGCTTGA
- the typA gene encoding translational GTPase TypA, with product MARQIRNIAIIAHVDHGKTTLVDQLLRQSGTFAAHQQLEERVMDSNDLEKERGITIMAKNTAVQWGDTHINIVDTPGHADFGAEVERVLGMVDGVLLLVDAVEGPMPQTRFVTRKALELGLKPIVVINKVDRPGARADYVISATFDLFDKLGATEDQLDFPVIYASGLQGYAGEDPEVRSGDMKPLFEMILDKVAAPQGDPDGPLQMQIADLDYSNYVGRIAVGRIRRGSMRPGQDIVLIHGVDKTQTKARILQLLGFDGLKRVPWESATVGDIVAVTGIEEPSIGATIAAPEAPDALPWKPIDEPTLNMTFQVNTSPFAGREGKFVTSRQLRERLYRELLTNVALRVEDTDNADVFMVSGRGELHLTILVENMRREGYELAVSRPRVIQRQVDGVWEEPYEALTIDLEEQHQGTIMERLGIRRGELQDMIPDGRGRVRLEYRIPARGLIGFHTEFLTATSGTGVISHIFDNYGPVKGSIPSRNNGVLISAEEGEVVGFALFNLQERGRMFVSPGDKVYEGMVIGIHTRDNDLVVNPLKEKKLTNMRASGSDENIMLTPPIKLTLEAAVEFIADDELVEATPQSIRIRKRYLTENERKKASRGGG from the coding sequence GTGGCTCGTCAAATCCGTAACATCGCCATCATCGCCCACGTGGATCACGGCAAGACCACGCTGGTGGATCAGCTCCTGCGCCAGTCCGGTACCTTTGCCGCCCACCAGCAACTGGAAGAGCGGGTGATGGACAGCAACGACCTGGAAAAGGAGCGCGGCATCACCATCATGGCCAAGAATACGGCGGTGCAGTGGGGCGACACCCACATCAACATCGTCGACACCCCCGGCCATGCCGATTTCGGCGCCGAGGTGGAACGGGTGCTGGGTATGGTGGACGGCGTGTTGCTGCTGGTGGATGCCGTCGAAGGCCCCATGCCGCAGACCCGTTTCGTCACCCGCAAGGCGCTGGAACTGGGCCTCAAGCCGATCGTGGTCATCAATAAGGTGGATCGCCCCGGCGCCCGCGCCGACTATGTCATCAGTGCCACCTTTGACCTCTTCGACAAGCTGGGTGCGACGGAAGACCAACTGGATTTTCCGGTGATCTATGCCTCCGGTCTGCAGGGCTACGCGGGGGAAGATCCCGAAGTCCGCTCCGGTGACATGAAGCCCCTCTTTGAGATGATCCTCGATAAGGTGGCGGCCCCGCAAGGAGATCCCGATGGCCCTCTGCAGATGCAGATTGCCGACCTCGATTACTCCAATTATGTGGGGCGTATTGCGGTAGGACGCATCCGTCGCGGCAGCATGCGTCCCGGTCAGGATATCGTGTTGATTCACGGTGTCGACAAGACCCAGACCAAGGCGCGCATCCTTCAGCTCCTCGGCTTCGACGGCCTCAAGCGGGTGCCGTGGGAAAGTGCTACGGTGGGCGACATTGTCGCCGTAACCGGCATTGAAGAGCCCTCCATCGGGGCCACCATCGCGGCGCCCGAAGCGCCGGATGCCCTACCGTGGAAACCCATCGATGAGCCCACCCTGAACATGACGTTTCAGGTCAATACCAGCCCCTTCGCGGGCCGGGAAGGCAAGTTTGTCACCAGTCGCCAGTTGCGCGAGCGTCTTTATCGCGAGTTGCTGACCAATGTCGCCCTGCGGGTGGAAGATACCGACAACGCCGATGTGTTCATGGTCTCCGGGCGCGGCGAGCTGCACCTGACCATTCTGGTAGAAAACATGCGCCGCGAGGGCTACGAGCTGGCGGTATCACGGCCCCGGGTGATTCAGCGCCAGGTGGACGGCGTCTGGGAAGAGCCCTATGAAGCGCTGACCATCGACCTGGAAGAACAGCATCAGGGCACCATTATGGAACGCCTGGGTATCCGGCGCGGCGAATTGCAGGACATGATTCCCGATGGCCGGGGCCGCGTGCGGCTGGAGTACCGGATTCCCGCACGGGGTCTCATCGGTTTCCACACCGAATTTTTGACGGCCACGTCCGGCACCGGAGTCATCAGCCATATTTTTGATAACTACGGTCCGGTAAAGGGCAGCATCCCTTCCCGTAACAACGGCGTGCTGATCTCGGCGGAAGAGGGCGAAGTGGTTGGATTCGCCCTGTTTAACCTGCAGGAACGCGGCCGGATGTTTGTGAGCCCCGGCGACAAGGTCTACGAGGGCATGGTCATTGGTATCCATACCCGCGACAACGATCTGGTGGTCAATCCGCTCAAGGAAAAGAAGCTGACCAATATGCGGGCATCGGGCTCAGACGAAAACATCATGCTGACGCCGCCGATCAAGCTGACGCTGGAGGCGGCGGTGGAGTTCATTGCGGACGATGAATTGGTAGAGGCGACGCCGCAGTCCATTCGTATTCGCAAGCGTTATCTGACGGAGAACGAGCGCAAGAAGGCGTCGCGTGGCGGCGGATAG
- a CDS encoding porin family protein yields the protein MKKNLVALAVAAAFVVPGVAFAADTSNADTGPVVFGYAQITGAQQFGTGPGSSNGLIFGGNRVRLGFKGEAVPGVTYYIQGAYDEAGLGNANALFPHSGGLLNNGLGGNVIGGAQAQLMDAWINFAPVPFAQLEVGKFKTPEGLEYTGTAGNELMFIYRNMNQSLLPGRSAGAMLHADDVMGTGIGYAVGMFDNTSLDNYTVFSNGNTFGGGQSGLLNGNGKYIVSGMLKYSMGPLLTAELSGSMGTATGRGTDNLTSWNVGVQGGMMGIHYGAGFTKASGVPAWSYLNTNPSYAPVTYSATDWHAELAANLYEMTLTPDWLDVEAAARYDQYAVHGQGTLGNATVGLNYYVNPNNPHAAEVQLNYILATRGGSINNVYGTSSNGIAPINGVAYNTLMLQFQAGF from the coding sequence ATGAAGAAGAATCTCGTAGCTTTGGCCGTAGCAGCGGCTTTTGTGGTCCCCGGCGTCGCTTTCGCCGCAGACACTTCCAACGCGGACACCGGCCCTGTGGTGTTCGGTTATGCCCAGATCACCGGCGCCCAGCAGTTTGGCACCGGCCCCGGCAGTTCCAATGGCCTCATTTTTGGTGGCAACCGCGTCCGTCTGGGTTTCAAGGGCGAAGCGGTTCCCGGCGTGACCTATTACATCCAGGGCGCTTATGACGAGGCGGGCCTCGGCAACGCAAACGCTCTGTTCCCGCATTCCGGTGGCTTGCTCAACAACGGCCTCGGCGGCAATGTCATAGGCGGCGCTCAGGCACAGTTGATGGATGCTTGGATCAACTTTGCGCCGGTGCCCTTCGCCCAGTTGGAGGTCGGCAAGTTCAAGACCCCGGAAGGTTTGGAATACACCGGCACCGCGGGCAATGAACTGATGTTCATCTACCGCAATATGAACCAGTCCCTGCTGCCCGGACGCTCCGCTGGCGCCATGCTCCATGCCGACGACGTGATGGGTACAGGCATCGGCTATGCCGTGGGTATGTTTGATAATACCTCATTGGACAATTATACCGTCTTCAGTAACGGCAACACCTTTGGCGGTGGTCAGAGCGGACTCCTCAACGGCAACGGCAAGTACATCGTTTCCGGCATGTTGAAGTACAGCATGGGCCCGCTGCTGACCGCGGAACTGAGCGGCAGTATGGGTACAGCGACCGGGCGTGGTACCGACAACCTGACCAGTTGGAACGTTGGCGTCCAGGGCGGGATGATGGGCATCCACTACGGTGCGGGATTCACCAAGGCTTCCGGCGTGCCCGCATGGTCTTACCTGAATACCAACCCGTCGTATGCCCCGGTCACTTATTCCGCTACCGATTGGCATGCGGAACTCGCCGCCAACCTGTACGAGATGACGCTGACCCCCGACTGGCTGGACGTCGAGGCTGCCGCGCGCTATGACCAGTATGCGGTCCATGGTCAGGGCACCCTGGGTAATGCCACCGTGGGCTTGAACTACTACGTCAACCCAAACAATCCCCACGCCGCCGAAGTGCAGTTGAACTACATTCTGGCGACCCGTGGCGGTTCCATCAATAATGTTTATGGTACCTCCAGCAACGGCATTGCCCCCATCAACGGTGTTGCCTATAACACCCTGATGCTGCAGTTCCAGGCCGGCTTCTAA
- the hslV gene encoding ATP-dependent protease subunit HslV, with the protein MTDSQQMHGTTILCVRRGANVVMAGDGQVTFGNTVMKGNARKVRRIDPGVLTGFAGATADAFTLLERFEAKLKAHPGQLAKAAVELAKEWRTDRVLRRLEAMLAVADDKQSLIISGQGDVLDPEYGIIAIGSGGPYALAAARALLENSDLPAREVAERALGIAGDICIYTNHQHTIEEL; encoded by the coding sequence ATGACGGATTCGCAACAAATGCACGGCACCACCATCCTCTGTGTGCGGCGGGGCGCCAACGTGGTCATGGCCGGAGATGGCCAGGTGACCTTCGGCAATACGGTCATGAAGGGCAATGCCCGCAAGGTGCGCCGTATAGATCCGGGGGTGCTGACCGGTTTCGCCGGCGCCACCGCCGACGCCTTTACCCTGCTGGAGCGTTTCGAGGCCAAACTCAAGGCCCACCCCGGCCAGTTGGCCAAGGCCGCCGTGGAACTCGCCAAGGAGTGGCGCACCGACCGGGTACTGCGCCGTCTGGAGGCCATGCTCGCCGTCGCGGACGATAAACAAAGTCTGATCATCAGCGGGCAGGGCGACGTACTGGATCCCGAATACGGCATCATCGCCATCGGTTCCGGGGGGCCTTACGCCCTGGCGGCGGCGCGTGCCCTGCTGGAAAACAGCGATCTGCCCGCCCGTGAAGTCGCCGAACGCGCACTCGGCATCGCTGGCGATATCTGCATCTATACCAACCACCAACATACGATCGAAGAGCTATGA
- a CDS encoding DUF484 family protein, giving the protein MATEPELETQADQVLAYLRRHPQFLWDQEDLLLTLTLPHVGRGSASSLLERQAQVLREENLRLQQRISALLGAAQQNAALGLHLSDLATELLQTPDCTTTVNTVITRLREGFQVEEMALIARAPVAGLPQFLPLEQADFQEILNGLPLLRAATGLTLSPTLRSTLFGAAGAGLASFALIPLAGQHLQGGILLGSQHPDRYAEDAGADLLDQIARLVTAALDRCLAPC; this is encoded by the coding sequence GTGGCTACGGAGCCTGAACTGGAAACACAGGCGGATCAGGTCCTGGCCTATCTCCGTCGGCATCCGCAATTTTTGTGGGACCAGGAAGACCTGCTCCTCACCCTGACCCTGCCCCATGTCGGACGTGGTTCCGCTTCGTCCCTGCTGGAACGGCAGGCGCAGGTGCTGCGCGAAGAAAACCTCCGGCTGCAGCAGCGTATCAGCGCACTGCTGGGTGCCGCCCAACAGAATGCCGCACTCGGCCTGCACCTCTCCGACCTGGCTACCGAACTGTTGCAGACACCCGACTGTACCACGACCGTCAATACCGTCATCACCCGTCTGCGGGAGGGTTTTCAGGTGGAGGAAATGGCCCTGATCGCCCGCGCACCCGTGGCCGGATTGCCCCAGTTTCTACCGTTGGAGCAGGCTGATTTTCAGGAGATTCTGAACGGCCTGCCGTTGTTGCGCGCCGCGACCGGGCTGACCCTGAGCCCGACCCTGCGCAGCACCCTCTTCGGCGCGGCGGGGGCGGGACTGGCATCTTTTGCCCTGATCCCGCTTGCCGGTCAGCATCTGCAAGGAGGGATTCTGCTCGGCAGCCAGCACCCCGACCGCTATGCCGAGGACGCCGGGGCCGACCTGCTCGACCAGATTGCCCGTCTGGTCACGGCGGCACTGGATCGCTGCCTAGCCCCATGCTGA
- a CDS encoding DsrE family protein: MSAVLLFHVDDAGRWPNLLANLRNAQTAAPAQSLRVIANGQAPVSLWAKGHWRREIEERISAGVQVDFCENSLRNMGLNPDDRPAGSQLVAAGIIAIADAQEAGALYIKP; encoded by the coding sequence TTGAGCGCCGTATTGCTTTTTCACGTGGACGATGCCGGGCGTTGGCCCAATCTGCTGGCCAATCTGCGTAATGCCCAGACAGCGGCGCCGGCGCAAAGCCTGCGGGTCATCGCGAATGGTCAGGCACCCGTGTCCCTCTGGGCGAAGGGCCACTGGCGGCGCGAGATCGAAGAGCGCATCAGTGCCGGAGTGCAGGTCGATTTTTGTGAAAATAGCTTGCGTAACATGGGGTTGAACCCTGACGACCGGCCTGCGGGCAGCCAATTGGTCGCCGCCGGCATCATCGCCATTGCGGATGCCCAGGAGGCCGGCGCCCTCTACATCAAGCCCTGA